From the Exiguobacterium aurantiacum genome, one window contains:
- a CDS encoding diacylglycerol/polyprenol kinase family protein, which produces MNEWVSSILSIVIVLVFLVGLEQIGKRLGWTDETIRKSVHIAVGHWSLLAVWLMETWYVAAVPLVFFTFANALLLYKSPSPVHQTERKSLGTVYYPIALLVILYFFFESEPLAFLAGSLVLAWGDGLAALIGRKYGTVTYDLYGQKRSFQGSMAMFLSSYAVLFLLFLWDDIPLWQVVTYGFIISIIATLTEAISYRDWDNFTIPIVVAVATSLLL; this is translated from the coding sequence ATGAATGAATGGGTCAGTTCCATCCTGTCCATCGTCATTGTCCTGGTGTTTCTCGTCGGTCTTGAACAGATTGGCAAACGCCTCGGCTGGACGGATGAGACAATTCGAAAGAGTGTACATATCGCGGTCGGCCATTGGTCGCTGCTCGCAGTCTGGTTAATGGAGACTTGGTACGTCGCAGCCGTCCCGCTCGTCTTTTTCACGTTTGCGAACGCATTGCTTCTTTATAAGAGTCCGTCACCGGTCCACCAGACGGAGCGCAAATCACTCGGTACGGTCTATTATCCGATCGCCTTGCTCGTCATCCTGTACTTTTTCTTCGAATCGGAGCCGCTCGCCTTTTTGGCGGGATCGCTCGTTTTGGCCTGGGGGGATGGCCTGGCCGCGCTCATCGGACGGAAGTACGGAACAGTGACGTATGACCTATACGGACAGAAGCGCTCGTTCCAAGGCAGTATGGCCATGTTCCTCAGTTCGTACGCTGTCCTCTTTTTATTATTTTTGTGGGATGATATTCCGCTGTGGCAAGTGGTAACATATGGATTCATCATTTCCATCATTGCTACGTTGACAGAGGCGATTTCGTATCGTGATTGGGATAATTTCACAATTCCTATCGTGGTGGCAGTGGCTACATCATTATTGCTATAA
- the ald gene encoding alanine dehydrogenase, with translation MKIGVLKEIKNNENRVALTPMGAAVLTELGHEVLVETEAGVGSSFTNMEYVDAGATIVDTAADVWGNVELALKVKEPQPSEYRYFRPDLTLFTYLHLAAEPELTKALVDSGMTAIAYETVEIDRTLPLLTPMSEVAGRMAAQIGAQILEKPHGGKGILLSGLPGVPRANVTVIGGGVVGMNAARIAIGLGANVTIMDISPARLRQIDDQFGNTINTLISNSYNIAKQVAESDLVIGAVLIPGAKAPKLVTKEMVQQMSPGSVIVDVAIDQGGICETIDHITTHDAPTYERYGVQHYAVANMPGAVPRTSTLGLTNATMPYIVECAQKGIFPALSENAALLKGLNVVDGTVTYEAVARDLGYTFVAPAEAITKQLQA, from the coding sequence ATGAAAATCGGGGTATTGAAAGAGATTAAGAATAACGAAAACCGCGTCGCCTTGACGCCGATGGGTGCAGCCGTGTTAACAGAACTTGGACATGAGGTGCTCGTCGAGACCGAAGCTGGAGTCGGGAGTAGCTTCACAAATATGGAATATGTCGATGCTGGAGCGACGATTGTTGATACGGCGGCCGACGTTTGGGGAAACGTCGAGTTGGCGTTGAAAGTCAAAGAACCGCAACCGTCTGAATATCGTTATTTCCGTCCTGACTTGACGCTCTTCACGTATTTGCATTTGGCGGCCGAACCAGAACTCACGAAAGCACTCGTCGATTCTGGAATGACGGCGATCGCTTACGAGACGGTCGAAATTGACCGCACGTTGCCGCTCCTCACACCGATGAGTGAAGTCGCTGGACGCATGGCCGCACAAATCGGCGCCCAAATCCTTGAAAAACCGCACGGCGGAAAAGGAATTCTCTTGTCTGGCCTGCCTGGCGTACCGCGTGCGAACGTCACCGTCATCGGGGGCGGTGTCGTTGGGATGAACGCAGCCCGCATCGCTATCGGTCTCGGTGCCAACGTCACGATCATGGACATCAGTCCAGCCCGCCTGCGCCAAATCGACGACCAATTCGGTAATACGATTAACACGCTGATCTCAAACAGCTACAATATCGCCAAACAAGTAGCCGAGAGTGACCTCGTCATCGGGGCCGTGCTCATCCCGGGCGCGAAAGCACCAAAACTCGTCACGAAAGAAATGGTCCAACAGATGTCACCAGGATCGGTCATCGTCGATGTCGCCATCGATCAAGGCGGAATCTGCGAAACGATCGATCACATCACGACGCATGACGCACCGACGTATGAGCGCTATGGCGTGCAACACTATGCCGTCGCCAACATGCCTGGTGCCGTCCCACGCACATCGACACTCGGTTTGACGAACGCCACGATGCCGTATATCGTCGAATGCGCCCAAAAAGGGATTTTCCCCGCGCTAAGCGAGAACGCAGCCTTACTCAAAGGTCTGAACGTCGTCGATGGGACGGTCACGTATGAAGCCGTCGCCCGTGACCTCGGTTACACATTCGTCGCGCCTGCTGAAGCGATCACGAAGCAACTACAAGCATAA
- a CDS encoding PucR family transcriptional regulator, producing the protein MPFLQKSYESLDTLAEAIGQAIRAPITIENRHHQLLAYSTHPDSTDPARIATIIGRRVPEAVIEDLWESRILQEVIDRDEPVVIPARMAVGLGERAAIVIKQQGDVLGYIWSLARTTPFSEQELTVLQEGANIAKKLLMTIAMHERRIDAELERFFLEVLATPVLSPSHRDRLNELAPIAVASRLSIIECSQPITPQLAERLFYVLATQQAIEVVLHAIDGQQLLVWHYMKSDLAEEETALLHWADRFESQLRDKFIDAEPRLGISRRFFESDMLYAAMEEARRVTSLRRKFPYELATTHTFEQIGIYQLVPELARRIGLRLETHPTIERLQAYDVAHHTELVTTLEWYFYFDGNVKRVAAHLHIHPNTVLYRIRRIEELTNITQVSLPERAAVYLAIKAGQYRQDD; encoded by the coding sequence ATGCCTTTTTTGCAGAAATCTTATGAGTCACTCGATACGCTCGCCGAGGCGATTGGACAAGCCATCCGCGCCCCGATCACGATTGAAAATCGACACCACCAGTTACTTGCCTATAGTACCCACCCTGACTCGACCGATCCCGCACGAATCGCGACAATTATCGGTCGCCGTGTCCCCGAAGCGGTCATCGAGGACTTGTGGGAAAGCCGGATTCTTCAAGAAGTGATTGATCGCGACGAGCCGGTCGTCATACCAGCCCGAATGGCCGTCGGTTTAGGCGAACGTGCGGCCATCGTCATCAAGCAACAAGGGGACGTGCTCGGTTATATTTGGAGCCTGGCCCGGACGACCCCGTTCTCAGAACAAGAACTCACAGTTTTGCAGGAAGGGGCGAACATCGCCAAAAAATTGCTCATGACCATCGCCATGCACGAGCGGCGCATCGATGCAGAACTCGAGCGTTTCTTTTTAGAAGTGCTGGCCACTCCCGTTTTGTCACCTTCTCATCGCGATCGCTTGAATGAGCTCGCGCCGATCGCGGTTGCTAGCCGACTGAGTATTATCGAATGCAGTCAACCGATCACCCCGCAACTGGCGGAACGATTGTTTTATGTGTTGGCAACACAACAAGCCATCGAAGTTGTGCTGCATGCTATTGATGGCCAGCAATTGCTCGTCTGGCATTATATGAAATCGGACTTGGCTGAGGAAGAGACGGCGCTTTTACATTGGGCCGACCGCTTTGAAAGCCAGCTCCGTGACAAGTTCATCGACGCTGAGCCACGTCTCGGCATTAGTCGTCGTTTCTTCGAGAGCGACATGCTGTATGCGGCGATGGAAGAAGCACGACGCGTCACGTCGCTCCGTCGAAAGTTCCCATATGAGCTCGCGACGACGCACACGTTCGAACAAATCGGGATTTATCAACTCGTCCCAGAGCTGGCTCGCCGAATCGGACTTCGACTCGAGACGCATCCGACCATCGAGCGCCTGCAGGCATACGACGTCGCCCATCATACCGAACTCGTGACGACGCTCGAATGGTATTTCTATTTTGACGGGAACGTCAAACGTGTCGCCGCCCATCTTCACATTCACCCGAACACCGTACTCTACCGGATTCGCCGGATCGAGGAACTGACGAATATTACTCAAGTCTCATTGCCCGAACGAGCCGCTGTCTATCTCGCCATCAAGGCGGGACAATACCGCCAAGACGACTGA
- a CDS encoding restriction endonuclease, which produces MDVKGMGLSLLIALGLWWWDAPVWSIIACVGAGLLWLIWRMRLSTIHRIDRMDGREFELFLEEVFTALGYTVTVTPASRDFGADLLLEAEDGWSIAVQAKRYEKAVGLEAVQQVAASVPYYGVNEGWVVTNSSYTDSAYELAEPNQVRLIARMELEEILKQAGFKR; this is translated from the coding sequence ATGGACGTGAAAGGAATGGGGCTCAGCTTGTTGATTGCCCTCGGGTTATGGTGGTGGGATGCGCCGGTATGGAGCATCATTGCATGCGTAGGCGCCGGTCTGCTTTGGCTCATTTGGCGGATGCGTCTTTCGACCATCCACCGCATCGATCGGATGGACGGCCGAGAGTTTGAATTGTTTTTGGAGGAAGTGTTCACCGCGCTCGGTTACACCGTCACAGTGACACCGGCGTCGCGTGACTTCGGGGCGGATTTGCTCCTTGAAGCAGAAGACGGATGGTCAATCGCGGTCCAGGCGAAACGCTATGAAAAGGCAGTCGGACTTGAAGCGGTCCAACAAGTGGCGGCGTCAGTTCCGTACTATGGCGTGAACGAAGGCTGGGTCGTGACAAACTCATCTTATACCGATAGTGCGTACGAATTGGCGGAACCGAATCAAGTTCGTCTGATTGCAAGAATGGAGCTCGAAGAGATACTGAAACAAGCCGGTTTTAAGCGATAA
- a CDS encoding DUF1836 domain-containing protein, with protein sequence MRDAISIQTLADCLHYMRVGDVDRAISLFPEDVREHFPKELRKIHLFHIEKNGLSINQIVALANTLTGEHLSATTIQNWTKREVRKIIGVPRVGKKYSLQQAAIIYLLDDLKHLFSLEETSSLLALIFNNPDRDEDDLISPIDFYRLYAEYAKSTSPIELLDTRAKRSIEKMGYTHPNILHVLKLCLYAHRVTTLEIEAKHYLNRFI encoded by the coding sequence ATGCGCGACGCAATTTCGATTCAAACTTTGGCTGATTGCCTTCATTATATGCGGGTTGGCGACGTAGACCGGGCCATCTCTCTCTTCCCGGAGGACGTGCGCGAGCATTTCCCGAAAGAACTTCGTAAAATCCATTTGTTCCATATTGAAAAGAACGGATTATCGATCAATCAAATCGTCGCTTTGGCGAACACGTTGACGGGCGAACACTTATCCGCCACCACGATTCAAAACTGGACGAAACGAGAAGTCCGAAAAATCATCGGCGTGCCCCGGGTCGGCAAGAAGTATTCGCTCCAACAAGCGGCTATCATTTATTTACTGGATGATTTGAAGCACTTGTTCTCGCTAGAAGAGACGAGTTCACTCCTCGCGCTCATCTTCAACAACCCTGACCGTGATGAAGACGACCTTATCTCACCAATCGACTTTTATCGTCTCTACGCCGAGTATGCCAAATCGACGAGCCCGATCGAGCTTCTCGACACCCGTGCGAAGCGTTCGATCGAGAAGATGGGCTATACCCATCCGAACATCTTGCACGTCCTTAAACTCTGTTTATACGCGCACCGCGTGACGACACTCGAGATCGAGGCGAAACATTATTTGAACCGCTTCATTTGA
- a CDS encoding divergent PAP2 family protein, which yields MNRLLFNEPLLAALLAWFIAQAAKLVTELIKTRDFELEIMFASGGMPSSHSSTVVALTTVIGRIEGLDSSMFALALIFATIVMYDATGVRQAVGFQARLLNDYFKGIKHETPILNELVGHTPFQVIVGALLGLVIGLFFPI from the coding sequence GTGAATCGATTGCTCTTTAACGAACCTTTACTCGCCGCCTTGCTCGCGTGGTTCATCGCTCAAGCGGCCAAGCTCGTAACCGAACTCATTAAAACACGAGATTTTGAACTTGAAATCATGTTTGCCTCAGGTGGGATGCCAAGTTCCCACTCCTCGACCGTCGTCGCGCTGACGACCGTCATCGGGCGCATCGAAGGACTCGACTCCAGCATGTTCGCGCTCGCCTTGATTTTCGCGACGATCGTCATGTACGACGCGACCGGTGTCCGTCAAGCGGTCGGATTCCAAGCCCGTTTGTTGAACGACTATTTCAAAGGAATCAAACATGAGACGCCGATTTTAAATGAGTTGGTCGGTCACACCCCGTTCCAAGTCATTGTCGGTGCTTTGCTCGGTCTCGTGATTGGACTATTTTTCCCGATTTAA
- the murB gene encoding UDP-N-acetylmuramate dehydrogenase, with amino-acid sequence MSFLDQLLTIIPADRVNQDEPLSAHTYTKLGGKADYFVAPHTYEEVQAVLELAHREHVPFMILGFGSNLIVRDGGLRGIVLNLNELKTIRRDGNQLIAQAGAAIIDVSRQALTEELSGLEFACGIPGTVGGAVYMNAGAYGGETKDVITSAVVLSPEGKLMTLTKDELDLDYRTSRISKDGLIVLEATFELEPLGYEAIKEVMDDLTYKRESKQPLEYPSCGSVFKRPPGYFAGKLIQDCGLQGKRIGGAEVSLKHAGFIVNIDAATATEYISLIRHVQATVKEKFKIELEPEVKIIGEDIAVENA; translated from the coding sequence ATGAGCTTTTTAGATCAACTACTTACTATCATTCCGGCCGATCGCGTCAACCAAGACGAACCACTTTCGGCACACACGTATACAAAGTTAGGCGGGAAAGCTGATTATTTCGTGGCCCCGCACACGTATGAGGAAGTGCAAGCCGTGCTTGAACTCGCTCATCGTGAACACGTCCCGTTCATGATTCTCGGGTTCGGATCAAATTTGATCGTCCGTGACGGCGGTCTCCGCGGCATCGTCTTGAACTTGAACGAGTTGAAAACGATTCGTCGAGACGGGAATCAATTGATTGCCCAAGCTGGCGCGGCCATCATCGACGTGTCGCGTCAAGCACTCACCGAGGAGTTATCAGGCTTAGAATTCGCCTGTGGCATCCCAGGAACGGTCGGTGGTGCGGTGTATATGAACGCAGGTGCTTACGGCGGAGAGACGAAAGACGTCATCACAAGTGCGGTCGTGTTGTCGCCTGAAGGCAAACTCATGACGCTCACGAAAGATGAACTCGATCTCGACTATCGGACGAGCCGGATTTCGAAAGATGGCTTGATCGTGCTTGAAGCGACGTTCGAACTCGAACCGCTCGGCTATGAGGCGATCAAAGAAGTGATGGATGACTTGACGTATAAGCGCGAGTCGAAACAACCACTCGAATATCCGTCATGCGGCAGCGTCTTCAAACGACCGCCGGGTTATTTCGCCGGTAAGTTGATTCAAGACTGCGGCCTGCAAGGGAAGCGGATTGGCGGCGCGGAAGTCTCGCTCAAGCACGCTGGATTCATCGTCAATATCGACGCGGCGACGGCGACCGAGTACATCTCGCTCATCCGTCACGTCCAAGCGACCGTGAAGGAGAAGTTCAAGATTGAGCTTGAACCTGAAGTGAAAATCATCGGTGAGGACATCGCTGTCGAGAACGCCTAA